From the Synechococcus sp. HK01-R genome, one window contains:
- a CDS encoding quinone-dependent dihydroorotate dehydrogenase has translation MAEPFSTGGFYQRWLGPLLARDEGVDAEQLSRSALLALGQASLRRNWPGVSTVLQGVAAELQRRDLRLEQVLFGCRFANPVGLAAGFDKNGVAAGLWDRFGFGFAEVGTVTWHRQPGNPRPRLFRLAAERAALNRMGFNNDGAEAMLRTLERQALAAPGQRPAVLGINLGKSKVTPLELAPDDYASSLELLAPLADYAVINVSSPNTPGLRELQDSVQLRRLVERLRRLPACPPLLVKIAPDLEDDAIDGIARLAFEEGLAGVIAVNTSLDRLGLEQRLLPQTGRSLAEEAGGLSGAPLRHRALEVMRRLRATAGPALPLIGVGGIDSPEAAWERITAGASLVQLYTGWIFEGPDLVPRILEGLLQQLDRHGFRHHREAVGSGVPWV, from the coding sequence ATGGCCGAGCCGTTCTCTACGGGAGGCTTCTACCAACGTTGGTTGGGTCCCTTGCTTGCCCGCGATGAGGGCGTGGATGCGGAGCAGTTGAGCCGATCGGCGCTGCTCGCTCTTGGGCAAGCCAGTTTGCGTCGCAACTGGCCAGGGGTCTCCACCGTGCTGCAGGGGGTTGCGGCCGAACTGCAACGGCGCGATCTGCGCCTGGAGCAGGTGCTGTTTGGCTGTCGCTTCGCCAATCCGGTCGGCCTGGCGGCCGGGTTCGATAAGAACGGTGTGGCTGCTGGGCTCTGGGATCGCTTCGGGTTTGGATTTGCGGAGGTGGGCACGGTCACTTGGCATCGCCAGCCCGGTAATCCCCGCCCGCGGTTGTTCCGGCTAGCGGCGGAACGGGCTGCTCTCAACCGGATGGGTTTCAACAACGATGGGGCGGAGGCGATGCTCCGCACCTTGGAGCGCCAGGCCCTGGCGGCACCAGGTCAGCGTCCGGCGGTGCTCGGCATCAACCTGGGCAAATCGAAGGTCACCCCCCTCGAGCTTGCTCCCGATGACTACGCCTCTTCGCTGGAGCTGCTGGCCCCCTTGGCTGACTATGCGGTGATCAACGTGAGTTCACCGAACACTCCTGGCTTACGGGAGCTCCAGGATTCGGTGCAGTTGCGTCGGCTGGTGGAGCGCCTGCGTCGCTTGCCGGCCTGCCCACCCTTGCTGGTCAAGATCGCCCCAGACCTCGAAGACGATGCGATTGATGGCATCGCACGCCTCGCTTTCGAGGAAGGACTGGCGGGGGTGATCGCCGTGAACACCAGTCTGGATCGTCTCGGCCTGGAGCAGCGCTTGCTTCCCCAGACTGGTCGCAGCCTGGCGGAAGAGGCCGGAGGCCTCAGCGGTGCGCCCCTGCGCCACCGTGCTCTGGAGGTCATGCGGCGCCTGCGGGCCACCGCCGGGCCTGCTCTGCCCCTGATCGGGGTGGGTGGCATCGATTCCCCAGAGGCGGCCTGGGAGCGGATTACGGCCGGGGCTTCTCTCGTGCAGCTCTACACCGGTTGGATTTTTGAGGGTCCTGATCTGGTGCCACGCATTTTGGAGGGCCTCCTGCAGCAGCTGGATCGTCATGGCTTCCGGCATCACCGCGAGGCGGTGGGTAGCGGCGTGCCCTGGGTTTAG
- a CDS encoding histidinol-phosphate transaminase, whose translation MGRMERQQLASGVSSGPPLHGGNLIQEAQRFGLNPGRVLDASASLVPFSPPRRLRQALAEAIRSSALRDYPDRRQTALREAIAAWHGVPPEQVLPGNGAAELFTWVARDAAALGLSALPQPGFADYARALRCWDAGSVSVSLPLAWPDQSGPHPWPTAPDSLANASVVWITNPHNPTGQLWSRASLEPLLARYRLVICDEAFLPLVPNGEQQTLIPLVTDHPNLVVIRSLTKLFAVAGLRLGYAIAAPERLHDWRAWRDPWPVNGLALAAGSAVMADPSGLSRWQQRVQRWVSREGAWLQEQLRCLPGLDPRPSHANYVLVEGAASLLALREGLARRGVLLRDCRSFAGLGERWLRIGLQDRRGNRRIVRALRDQLALQPLI comes from the coding sequence ATGGGCAGGATGGAGCGACAGCAGCTGGCGTCTGGTGTGAGCAGCGGACCACCTCTCCATGGCGGCAACTTGATCCAGGAGGCGCAGCGGTTTGGGCTGAATCCAGGGCGGGTTCTTGACGCCAGCGCCTCACTGGTGCCGTTTTCTCCACCCCGCCGACTGCGACAGGCCCTTGCTGAGGCCATCCGCAGCAGTGCCTTGCGTGACTATCCCGATCGCCGTCAAACCGCCCTTCGTGAAGCGATCGCTGCCTGGCATGGCGTCCCACCAGAGCAGGTGTTGCCAGGTAACGGTGCCGCTGAGCTCTTCACATGGGTGGCCCGTGATGCGGCCGCGCTCGGGCTCAGTGCTCTGCCCCAGCCGGGTTTCGCTGATTACGCTCGGGCCCTGCGTTGCTGGGACGCCGGCAGTGTGTCTGTGTCGCTACCGCTCGCCTGGCCTGACCAGAGCGGTCCCCATCCTTGGCCGACCGCACCGGACTCGCTGGCGAATGCATCCGTTGTCTGGATCACCAACCCCCACAACCCCACAGGTCAGCTCTGGAGCCGCGCGTCCTTGGAGCCGCTTCTGGCTCGTTATCGCCTGGTGATCTGCGATGAAGCTTTTCTGCCCTTGGTGCCCAACGGCGAACAGCAGACCTTGATCCCGCTTGTGACGGATCACCCCAACCTGGTGGTGATCCGCAGCCTCACCAAGCTGTTCGCGGTGGCGGGATTGCGCCTGGGGTATGCGATTGCTGCGCCGGAGCGACTCCACGATTGGCGTGCGTGGCGTGATCCCTGGCCAGTGAATGGTCTTGCCTTGGCCGCTGGGTCCGCTGTGATGGCTGATCCCTCGGGGCTCAGCCGCTGGCAGCAGCGCGTGCAGCGCTGGGTGAGCCGCGAAGGTGCCTGGCTGCAGGAGCAGCTCCGATGCTTGCCCGGCCTGGACCCTCGTCCTTCCCATGCCAACTACGTCCTGGTTGAGGGTGCTGCGTCGTTGCTGGCGCTGCGGGAAGGCCTGGCGCGTCGCGGTGTGCTGTTGCGCGACTGTCGTTCGTTTGCAGGTCTGGGGGAGCGTTGGTTACGGATTGGCCTGCAGGATCGACGCGGAAACCGCCGGATTGTGCGGGCGTTGCGTGATCAGCTCGCGCTTCAGCCTTTGATCTGA
- a CDS encoding PilN domain-containing protein gives MELGALIERVPALERAQAGWRSLMARQAVWLAPASDQLELMWWQQDAWCHRAANLPADICRDGLPLQREALAEFIADLLLESGLPPTVVDLHLMLPLEAGQWRLLEPPAAGRLASSDDLRALQPELGWPFPLAEAYLALESPETAGGEQVLVGTERMLLQAWVAVIEAADLRLQQVDWLLAAARRQLVVRLGEAGGDLVWLLQQGRGWRLLLLRHGLPELDRYLPAGAELEHQVQQLLAAWRHQGGASTQPARWWITAPQEARQQQLAWCPMAEGEGQPSLLALALPDQAPITAAASSIDLLQERRQELGLAVAEAGELPTRPLLLRGSLVGGGVLLLTLLLLGAMGWREAEQARALAALLPVEARVTAAESRLRRMRARTAALRKDNTRLAEQLVAVRSGSALLEQLRRVTPGGVQLQSVRVQGDAIQISGEVAAAMAPGPLERINALVLALAALPMSAADGVEVAKITSPDADKERPAALTFSLRWTLDPAARPSLAELEALGADGLAARYRLLQQAGVAL, from the coding sequence TTGGAGCTGGGAGCACTGATCGAGCGCGTTCCCGCTTTGGAGCGGGCCCAGGCCGGATGGCGGTCGTTGATGGCGCGCCAGGCGGTGTGGCTGGCACCGGCTTCCGATCAGTTGGAATTGATGTGGTGGCAGCAGGATGCCTGGTGCCATCGAGCGGCCAACTTGCCGGCGGACATCTGTCGAGATGGCCTGCCGTTGCAACGGGAGGCTCTGGCGGAGTTCATCGCTGATCTGTTGCTGGAGAGCGGCCTGCCCCCCACCGTTGTGGATCTGCACCTGATGCTGCCCCTGGAGGCTGGCCAGTGGCGTCTCTTGGAGCCGCCTGCTGCTGGGCGCCTGGCCAGCAGTGATGATCTGCGCGCGCTTCAGCCTGAGCTCGGCTGGCCCTTTCCTCTTGCAGAGGCCTACCTCGCGCTGGAGTCTCCGGAGACAGCCGGAGGCGAGCAGGTGCTGGTGGGTACCGAGCGGATGCTGCTGCAGGCCTGGGTGGCGGTGATCGAGGCGGCTGATCTGCGCCTGCAACAGGTGGATTGGCTGCTGGCGGCCGCCCGTCGGCAACTGGTGGTCCGGTTAGGGGAGGCTGGCGGGGACCTGGTCTGGCTTCTGCAGCAGGGCCGCGGCTGGCGGTTGCTGCTCCTGCGCCATGGCCTGCCGGAGCTCGATCGTTACTTGCCTGCCGGGGCTGAGCTTGAGCATCAGGTGCAGCAGCTGTTGGCGGCCTGGCGGCACCAGGGGGGAGCCTCGACGCAGCCCGCTCGCTGGTGGATCACTGCCCCCCAGGAGGCCCGGCAGCAGCAGCTGGCCTGGTGCCCAATGGCTGAAGGGGAGGGGCAGCCATCGTTGCTGGCACTGGCTTTGCCAGACCAGGCCCCGATCACCGCGGCGGCGTCATCCATCGACCTGCTGCAGGAACGGCGCCAGGAGCTTGGCCTGGCCGTTGCTGAGGCCGGCGAGCTGCCCACCCGACCGCTGCTGCTGCGGGGATCGCTGGTCGGTGGAGGTGTGCTGCTGCTGACGCTGCTGCTGCTGGGAGCGATGGGGTGGCGTGAGGCTGAGCAGGCCCGTGCCTTGGCGGCATTGCTGCCGGTGGAAGCACGGGTGACTGCGGCAGAGAGTCGACTGCGCCGGATGCGCGCCCGCACAGCGGCGCTGCGCAAGGACAACACCCGTCTTGCGGAACAGCTGGTGGCGGTGCGTTCCGGATCGGCCCTGCTGGAGCAACTGCGCCGGGTGACCCCTGGGGGCGTGCAACTGCAGTCGGTGCGGGTGCAGGGGGACGCGATCCAGATCTCAGGGGAGGTGGCCGCCGCCATGGCCCCAGGGCCGTTGGAGCGCATCAATGCGTTGGTGCTGGCTCTGGCAGCTCTGCCGATGAGCGCAGCCGATGGGGTCGAGGTGGCCAAAATCACGAGCCCCGACGCCGACAAGGAGCGGCCGGCAGCGCTGACGTTCTCGCTCCGCTGGACCCTGGACCCGGCGGCCCGGCCGTCCCTGGCGGAGCTCGAGGCGCTCGGCGCTGATGGCCTGGCGGCCCGCTATCGCTTGCTGCAACAGGCAGGGGTGGCGCTGTGA
- a CDS encoding pentapeptide repeat-containing protein: MKLDRGWVLGVWIGTALAGAPGVVAGDNKALLKLLQTRECPNCRLADADLVHADLRDADLQGARLQRANLGQARLDGADLSGADLSFTSLRGASLRGANLEGARLYGTDLRDADLAGARLGANALEEAHWQGAKTITTEARSHAALHNAGVDAALAGRWPQAEELFNEAIARQPDEALSWVARGISRSEQAKDELAARDFRYAGALFQQAGNPAIAEQLQKAAVAVQKRRTERTDQPSGNGWGGQILSGMAGAAQVLAPLAMKALIPLGLGL, from the coding sequence ATGAAGCTGGATCGCGGCTGGGTGCTAGGGGTCTGGATCGGCACAGCCCTCGCAGGAGCTCCCGGGGTTGTCGCAGGCGACAACAAAGCTCTGCTGAAACTGCTGCAGACCCGGGAATGCCCCAACTGCCGCCTCGCGGATGCTGATCTAGTGCACGCCGACCTCAGGGACGCCGACCTGCAGGGCGCCCGCCTGCAACGCGCCAATCTGGGCCAGGCACGTCTCGATGGTGCTGATCTCAGCGGCGCTGACCTGAGCTTCACCAGCCTGCGCGGCGCCTCATTACGGGGCGCCAATCTTGAGGGGGCACGGCTGTATGGCACCGATCTACGTGATGCCGATCTCGCCGGAGCGAGGCTGGGCGCCAATGCGCTGGAAGAGGCCCACTGGCAGGGGGCGAAAACCATCACCACCGAAGCACGCAGCCACGCGGCACTGCACAACGCGGGGGTGGATGCCGCTCTTGCAGGGCGCTGGCCTCAGGCCGAGGAGCTATTCAACGAGGCGATCGCCCGTCAACCGGACGAAGCCCTGAGCTGGGTGGCACGGGGAATCAGCCGAAGCGAACAGGCCAAGGATGAGCTTGCGGCCAGGGACTTCCGCTATGCAGGAGCACTGTTTCAGCAAGCCGGCAACCCTGCGATTGCAGAACAACTCCAGAAAGCAGCCGTTGCCGTGCAGAAACGCAGAACTGAGCGAACCGATCAACCATCCGGCAACGGCTGGGGAGGTCAAATCCTGAGCGGCATGGCGGGGGCCGCTCAGGTTCTCGCCCCACTGGCCATGAAAGCCCTGATCCCTCTGGGACTTGGGCTCTAG
- a CDS encoding universal stress protein — MFSTVLFPIDQSRQAIETAGKALELAQSHGSRLIVLSVVQPERPEMHDPAAVAVLLEQARQRFADAGLDCEVIEREGKPAFVICDVADELNVDVIVMGTRGVNLDTDTESTAARVIQLAPCPVLVVP; from the coding sequence ATGTTCAGCACCGTTCTGTTTCCGATCGATCAGAGCCGCCAGGCGATCGAAACCGCCGGCAAGGCCCTGGAACTGGCCCAGAGCCATGGCAGTCGCCTGATCGTGTTGTCTGTGGTGCAGCCTGAGCGGCCAGAGATGCATGACCCTGCGGCTGTGGCCGTGCTGCTCGAGCAGGCCCGCCAACGTTTTGCGGATGCAGGCCTCGATTGCGAGGTGATCGAGCGGGAGGGCAAGCCGGCCTTTGTGATCTGTGATGTGGCCGACGAGTTGAATGTGGATGTGATCGTGATGGGCACCCGCGGCGTGAATCTGGACACAGACACCGAAAGCACCGCCGCACGGGTGATTCAGCTCGCCCCTTGCCCTGTGTTGGTCGTGCCGTGA
- a CDS encoding NAD(P)-dependent oxidoreductase gives MTESDLQAPAPIACIGLGALGLPMAINLRRAGYELHVHTRSRTPESDPALQGAPGADTPADTVQGCRALLLCVSDDAAVEAVLWGEHGAGPALTTGSLVIDCSTISPATSQAMAQRLAVRGVRYLDAPVTGGTEGAKAGTLTVLCGGSAADLKRALPVLEAIGGSIHHFGAVGSGQQVKAVNQVLVAGSYAAVAEAIALGQHLQLPMEQVVNALQHGAAGSWALQHRSGAMLADTYPLGFKLALHHKDLSIALEAAQATGLELPITAAVRAQEAELIDNGLGDADVSALRRALPRNTNMKEARSRHEKDTLK, from the coding sequence ATGACTGAATCTGACCTGCAGGCCCCGGCCCCTATCGCCTGCATCGGCCTGGGGGCCCTGGGGCTGCCGATGGCCATCAACCTTCGGCGCGCGGGCTACGAACTGCACGTGCATACCCGGAGCCGAACCCCCGAGAGCGATCCCGCCCTTCAAGGCGCTCCAGGTGCAGATACCCCCGCCGACACGGTGCAGGGCTGCAGAGCCCTGCTGCTCTGCGTAAGCGATGACGCCGCTGTGGAAGCCGTGCTCTGGGGGGAGCACGGTGCTGGGCCGGCCCTGACGACCGGCAGCCTGGTGATCGACTGCTCCACCATCAGCCCGGCCACATCCCAGGCCATGGCGCAACGCCTGGCGGTGCGCGGTGTGCGCTACCTCGATGCTCCGGTCACCGGCGGCACGGAAGGAGCGAAAGCCGGCACACTCACCGTGCTCTGTGGCGGCAGCGCCGCCGATCTGAAACGAGCCCTGCCGGTCTTGGAGGCGATCGGCGGCTCCATTCACCATTTCGGTGCCGTCGGCAGCGGCCAACAGGTGAAAGCGGTGAACCAGGTGCTGGTGGCTGGCAGCTATGCCGCCGTAGCTGAGGCGATCGCCCTGGGACAGCACCTGCAGCTGCCGATGGAGCAGGTGGTGAACGCCCTGCAACACGGGGCGGCTGGATCGTGGGCTCTGCAGCACCGCTCCGGGGCGATGCTCGCCGACACCTACCCACTGGGCTTCAAGCTGGCTCTGCACCACAAGGATCTTTCGATTGCCCTGGAGGCCGCCCAGGCGACCGGCCTGGAACTGCCGATCACGGCAGCCGTGCGCGCCCAGGAAGCTGAACTGATCGACAACGGACTTGGCGATGCGGATGTATCCGCGCTGCGCCGTGCCCTACCCAGAAATACAAACATGAAAGAAGCACGAAGCCGTCACGAAAAAGACACGCTCAAGTAA
- a CDS encoding glycosyltransferase, translating into MSRLLIAASGTGGHLFPALAVAEALPDSWQVRWLGVPDRLETTLVPERYGLETVRAGGLQGRGLRKLLQLVQLLAASGAVRRLIRRQRIRVVFTTGGYIAAPAILAARWCGVPVVLHESNAIPGRVTRLLGRFCTQVAVGLPAAAERIPGCRALVTGTPVRKEFLSRQTLPDSVPQGPGPLLVVMGGSQGAVGLNRMVRAVLPRLLTAGCRVVHLSGSSDPESGSLQHPSLVEQPFSDAIPALLQHADLVISRAGAGSLSELAVCHSPTVLVPFPQAADQHQDANAACAAAFGAAVIVHQHEPEHHALADCLWRLLGPRLRGCDPAVDPLIKLAEGMERLEVRDAEQRLVEVLMRQLR; encoded by the coding sequence ATGTCTCGGCTTCTGATCGCCGCCAGCGGCACCGGCGGTCATCTGTTTCCCGCCCTGGCCGTTGCCGAAGCCCTGCCGGACAGCTGGCAGGTGCGCTGGCTGGGGGTGCCCGATCGGCTCGAAACCACCCTGGTGCCGGAGCGCTATGGACTGGAGACCGTACGGGCGGGCGGCCTACAGGGACGGGGGCTGCGCAAACTGCTGCAACTGGTGCAGCTGCTGGCCGCCAGTGGCGCCGTTCGGCGCCTGATCCGCCGCCAGCGAATCCGCGTGGTTTTCACCACCGGGGGCTACATCGCCGCACCTGCGATCCTTGCGGCCCGCTGGTGTGGGGTGCCGGTGGTGCTGCACGAATCCAATGCGATCCCCGGCCGGGTCACTCGGCTGCTCGGACGCTTCTGCACCCAGGTGGCCGTCGGTCTGCCTGCGGCAGCTGAGCGCATTCCGGGCTGCCGGGCCCTCGTCACCGGCACACCGGTCCGCAAGGAGTTTCTCTCCCGCCAGACCTTGCCGGACTCGGTCCCCCAAGGTCCTGGCCCGCTCCTGGTGGTGATGGGCGGCAGCCAAGGAGCCGTAGGCCTGAATCGCATGGTGAGAGCGGTGCTCCCAAGGTTGCTGACGGCAGGGTGCCGCGTGGTGCACCTGAGCGGCAGCAGCGATCCGGAATCGGGAAGCCTCCAGCACCCCTCCCTGGTCGAACAGCCCTTCAGCGATGCAATCCCCGCATTGCTGCAACATGCCGATCTGGTGATCAGCAGGGCCGGCGCCGGAAGCCTGAGTGAACTGGCGGTGTGCCACTCCCCCACGGTGCTCGTGCCCTTTCCCCAGGCAGCAGACCAGCACCAAGATGCCAATGCGGCCTGCGCCGCTGCCTTCGGCGCCGCCGTGATCGTGCATCAGCACGAGCCGGAGCATCACGCCCTGGCCGACTGCCTCTGGCGGCTGCTTGGCCCACGCCTGCGGGGCTGTGATCCCGCCGTTGACCCCCTGATCAAGCTTGCTGAGGGGATGGAACGGCTGGAGGTGCGCGATGCCGAGCAGCGGCTGGTGGAGGTGTTGATGAGGCAGCTGCGTTGA
- a CDS encoding type II secretion system protein GspD has translation MGASRCLTPMALALVLGGAAADLSGFGLRQGHSAALAQGQALRLTLQRRSNALDVVIEGVGAQPVLQQRQNGSSWEGRLRTQGSRALGSGGQRLSLPELGIETVSLRGSGDQFELLVRRLPGQAVQDPVVSADGRNLVLTFNGLGTPQLQSGRFDLNTPGRVPQPRYAPPLRPRAVAPPLGDMAVGTMVLQNRSFVNVSGPPVTLTLNNAPAKDALMALARLGGYGFVYVGEEGGASGSSGTAGAGIAGGRSVSMAFQGESYARALNGVLLASGLQGKLDGRTLLVGSSAASKTFGPQMSKVVRLNQVTAESAAKYLGNLGATYNLTNTKTTTSGEPSAANTAQLSTQTSQTRTTTLNSESFGASSGPLLGLVVTTDSRLQTVTMVGDSQLVAVAEGYLKQIDLRQRQVALNVRILDISLTNDSQINNSFAFRSGNAFIVSDQGQLLANFGAYKPPGSAQGGLPGTYTAQEGTTPISGTGRIVEEGQFLDQPQAPYPLPGSKTNPGGPYRPSFGTYQNPLQPGVTEIDEEGKITYEAPTRFQYPTNQFFDFLVAQIQSSSTKVLASPTLIIQEGDESAQGSDSAKISSDGKVGRERSNEALVSVGTQLVTSYEVKQDINGNNFCQPVFSNAGLTFGARVDRIDDNGFITFALSPEISAAVGRPEQVANCGSINVINSRSLDTGKIRVRDGQTLILTGVISDEDVQTVTKWPILGDMPLIGQFFRSSGGNRRKNELVILVTPRIIDDEMGGTYGYGYKPSLPAARQVLSGS, from the coding sequence ATGGGTGCCTCGAGATGTCTGACGCCAATGGCTTTGGCGTTGGTGCTCGGGGGGGCAGCCGCGGATCTCTCGGGATTTGGTTTACGGCAAGGACATTCGGCTGCGCTTGCCCAGGGCCAGGCCCTGAGGTTGACCCTGCAGCGCCGCAGCAATGCCCTTGATGTGGTGATTGAGGGGGTTGGCGCTCAGCCTGTCCTGCAGCAGCGTCAGAACGGCTCGAGCTGGGAAGGGCGTCTGCGCACTCAGGGGAGTCGGGCGCTCGGTTCTGGTGGGCAGCGGCTCTCATTGCCCGAGCTGGGCATTGAAACGGTGAGCCTGCGCGGCTCGGGCGATCAGTTCGAGCTCCTGGTCAGGCGTCTCCCTGGTCAGGCTGTGCAGGATCCGGTGGTCAGTGCCGATGGCCGCAATCTGGTTCTCACCTTCAACGGCCTTGGCACGCCGCAGTTGCAGAGCGGCCGATTCGATCTCAACACCCCCGGTCGGGTGCCTCAGCCCCGCTATGCGCCGCCCCTTCGTCCGCGTGCCGTGGCACCGCCGCTGGGTGACATGGCGGTGGGCACGATGGTGCTGCAGAACCGCAGTTTCGTGAATGTGAGCGGTCCGCCGGTGACGCTGACCCTTAACAATGCCCCCGCCAAAGATGCCCTCATGGCCTTGGCTCGTCTGGGGGGGTATGGATTCGTGTATGTGGGGGAGGAAGGGGGCGCTTCTGGGAGTTCCGGGACGGCTGGGGCAGGAATCGCTGGCGGTCGATCGGTCTCGATGGCTTTTCAGGGGGAGAGTTATGCCCGAGCTCTCAATGGCGTTCTGCTGGCTTCTGGCTTACAGGGAAAACTGGACGGCCGCACATTGTTGGTTGGCAGCAGCGCTGCGTCCAAGACATTTGGCCCCCAGATGTCAAAAGTGGTGCGACTGAATCAAGTGACAGCTGAATCAGCAGCCAAATATCTGGGAAATCTTGGCGCCACTTACAACCTCACGAATACGAAGACCACCACCTCGGGGGAGCCGTCCGCTGCAAATACAGCTCAGCTCAGCACTCAGACCTCTCAGACCAGGACCACCACGCTCAATAGTGAGAGTTTTGGCGCTTCCTCTGGACCGCTTCTGGGCCTTGTTGTGACAACGGATTCCCGTTTGCAGACGGTCACGATGGTGGGGGACTCACAGCTTGTTGCTGTCGCTGAGGGCTATCTCAAGCAGATCGATCTGCGTCAGCGTCAGGTCGCTTTAAACGTGCGGATCCTTGATATTTCACTGACTAATGATTCTCAGATCAATAACAGTTTCGCCTTCCGGTCTGGTAATGCCTTCATCGTGAGTGATCAGGGCCAGTTGCTGGCCAATTTTGGCGCTTACAAGCCGCCTGGCAGTGCGCAAGGGGGACTGCCTGGTACATACACAGCCCAGGAAGGCACAACGCCGATTTCCGGAACAGGAAGGATTGTGGAGGAGGGGCAATTCCTTGATCAGCCGCAGGCTCCCTATCCATTGCCAGGATCGAAGACAAATCCGGGTGGACCCTATCGGCCCAGTTTTGGCACCTATCAAAACCCGTTGCAGCCTGGTGTCACGGAAATTGATGAGGAGGGCAAGATTACTTATGAGGCACCGACGCGCTTCCAGTACCCCACCAATCAGTTCTTTGATTTCCTCGTTGCTCAGATTCAGTCTTCATCCACTAAGGTGTTGGCCAGTCCGACGCTGATTATTCAGGAGGGAGACGAATCCGCTCAAGGCTCGGATTCTGCGAAGATCTCATCTGATGGCAAGGTTGGCCGCGAGCGTTCCAATGAAGCCCTTGTGTCTGTGGGGACGCAGTTAGTGACGTCCTATGAGGTCAAGCAGGACATCAATGGCAATAATTTCTGTCAGCCTGTCTTCAGTAATGCCGGGCTGACGTTTGGAGCGAGGGTTGACAGAATTGATGATAATGGATTCATTACATTCGCTTTGTCTCCGGAGATCTCTGCTGCGGTCGGTAGGCCTGAGCAAGTTGCCAACTGTGGATCGATCAATGTCATTAATAGTCGGTCTCTGGATACTGGAAAGATCCGTGTGCGCGACGGTCAGACTTTGATTCTTACTGGTGTGATTTCGGATGAGGATGTGCAAACAGTCACCAAGTGGCCGATTCTCGGAGATATGCCGTTGATTGGGCAGTTCTTCCGAAGTTCCGGAGGTAATCGCAGAAAAAATGAGCTGGTGATCTTGGTCACCCCTCGCATCATTGATGATGAAATGGGAGGTACCTATGGCTATGGCTACAAGCCCAGCCTGCCTGCTGCGAGGCAGGTTCTCAGTGGCTCCTGA
- the pgk gene encoding phosphoglycerate kinase gives MAKRSLASLSGTDLSGKRVLVRVDFNVPLNDAGAITDDTRIRAALPTINDLIGKGAKVILSAHFGRPKGQVNDAMRLTPVAARLSELLGKPVVKTESCIGPDAEAKVGAMGNGDVVLLENVRFFAEEEKNEAGFAESLAGLADVYVNDAFGAAHRAHASTEGVTKFLKPSVAGFLMEKELQYLQGAVDEPKRPLAAIVGGSKVSSKIGVLEALIDKCDKVLIGGGMIFTFYKARGLAVGKSLVEDDKLELAKELEAKAAAKGVQLLLPTDVVLADNFAPDANSQVTAIDAIPDGWMGLDIGPDSIKVFQEALADCQTVIWNGPMGVFEFDKFAAGTNAIATTLAELSGQGCCTIIGGGDSVAAVEKAGLAEKMSHISTGGGASLELLEGKVLPGVAALDEAA, from the coding sequence ATGGCGAAGCGTTCCCTGGCCAGCCTCTCCGGCACCGACCTCAGCGGCAAACGCGTGCTTGTGCGGGTTGACTTCAACGTGCCTCTCAACGATGCCGGCGCCATCACCGATGACACCCGCATCCGCGCTGCCCTGCCCACCATCAACGATCTGATCGGCAAGGGCGCCAAGGTGATCCTCTCCGCTCACTTCGGCCGTCCGAAGGGCCAGGTGAACGATGCCATGCGTCTGACCCCCGTGGCCGCTCGCCTGAGCGAGCTGCTGGGCAAGCCTGTGGTCAAGACCGAGAGCTGCATCGGCCCCGACGCCGAAGCCAAGGTGGGCGCCATGGGCAATGGCGATGTTGTGCTGCTGGAGAACGTGCGTTTCTTCGCTGAAGAAGAGAAGAACGAAGCCGGTTTCGCCGAATCCCTGGCTGGCCTGGCCGATGTGTATGTGAACGACGCCTTCGGCGCCGCCCACCGGGCTCACGCCTCCACCGAGGGTGTGACCAAGTTCCTGAAGCCTTCCGTCGCCGGCTTCCTGATGGAGAAGGAGCTCCAGTACCTGCAGGGTGCCGTGGATGAGCCCAAGCGCCCCCTCGCTGCCATCGTCGGTGGCTCCAAGGTGAGCTCCAAGATCGGCGTGCTCGAAGCCCTGATCGACAAGTGCGACAAGGTGCTGATCGGCGGCGGCATGATCTTCACCTTCTACAAGGCCCGCGGCCTCGCAGTGGGCAAGAGCCTCGTGGAAGACGACAAGCTGGAGCTGGCCAAGGAGCTGGAGGCCAAGGCCGCTGCCAAGGGCGTGCAGCTGCTGCTGCCCACCGATGTGGTGCTGGCGGATAACTTCGCTCCCGATGCCAACAGCCAGGTGACTGCGATCGACGCCATCCCCGACGGTTGGATGGGCCTCGACATCGGCCCCGATTCGATCAAGGTGTTCCAGGAGGCCCTGGCCGACTGCCAGACCGTGATCTGGAATGGCCCCATGGGCGTGTTCGAGTTCGACAAGTTCGCCGCTGGCACCAACGCCATTGCCACGACCCTGGCCGAACTGAGCGGCCAAGGCTGCTGCACGATCATCGGCGGCGGCGACTCCGTGGCCGCAGTGGAAAAGGCCGGCCTGGCCGAGAAGATGTCCCACATCTCCACCGGCGGTGGCGCCAGCCTCGAGCTGCTGGAAGGCAAGGTGCTGCCCGGCGTCGCCGCCCTCGACGAGGCTGCTTGA